From the Streptomyces sp. KMM 9044 genome, one window contains:
- a CDS encoding IclR family transcriptional regulator → MPTSSASTDDSVRSAPSGGVQSLERAFDLLERMADAGGEVGLSELSASSGLPLPTIHRLMRTLVTCGYVRQQPNRRYALGPRLIRLGESSSRLLGTWARPYLARLVEETGETANMALLDGDEIVYVAQVPSKHSMRMFTEVGRRVLPHSTGVGKALLAGFPSQDVRALLARTGMPAATDRTITTPEGFLAALDEVRRRGYAIDDNEQEIGVRCLAVSVPDSPTPAALSISGPAGRVTEAATERIVPVLQQVATELSEVLTAPGSGPTV, encoded by the coding sequence GTGCCGACGTCCAGCGCCAGCACCGACGACTCCGTCAGGTCCGCCCCGAGCGGCGGGGTGCAGTCCCTCGAGCGCGCCTTCGACCTGCTCGAGCGGATGGCGGACGCGGGCGGCGAGGTCGGCCTCAGCGAACTGTCGGCGAGCAGCGGGCTGCCCCTGCCGACCATCCACCGCCTGATGCGCACCCTGGTCACGTGCGGTTACGTACGCCAGCAGCCCAACCGCCGGTACGCGCTCGGCCCGCGCCTGATCCGGCTCGGCGAGTCCTCCTCCCGGCTGCTGGGCACCTGGGCACGCCCGTATCTGGCCCGCCTGGTGGAGGAGACCGGCGAGACGGCCAACATGGCACTGCTCGACGGCGACGAGATCGTGTACGTCGCGCAGGTGCCGTCCAAGCACTCCATGCGGATGTTCACCGAGGTCGGCCGCCGCGTCCTGCCGCACTCCACCGGCGTGGGCAAGGCCCTGCTGGCCGGCTTCCCGTCACAGGACGTACGGGCCCTGCTCGCCCGTACCGGGATGCCCGCGGCGACGGACAGGACCATCACCACACCGGAGGGTTTCCTGGCCGCGCTCGACGAGGTACGCCGCCGGGGCTACGCCATAGACGACAACGAGCAGGAGATCGGCGTGCGGTGCCTCGCCGTCTCCGTGCCCGACTCCCCCACCCCGGCCGCCCTCTCGATCTCCGGTCCCGCGGGGCGGGTCACGGAGGCGGCGACGGAGCGGATCGTGCCGGTGCTCCAGCAGGTGGCGACGGAACTCTCCGAGGTGCTCACCGCCCCGGGCAGCGGCCCGACGGTCTGA
- a CDS encoding hemolysin family protein, with the protein MTEVLLLLLALLLTLACAVFVAAEFSLTTVERSDLERACEAGERGAESALKAVRRLTLQLSGAQLGITVTSLVIGMLAEPSLATLLRGPLREVGLGAAASSVATVLGVVVSTVVLMVVGELVPKNWAISRPLAVAKVVAGPQRGFTAAFGPFIRHLNGTANRFVRRIGMEPTEELASARSSEELVALARHSAAEGALEEDAADLFVRTLHLSELTAENVMTPRVDVKALEVHATAADAANLTHATGLSRFPVYRDSLDEVVGTVHIRDVLALEPERRAVTPVTEPVTEPLLVPDSLTADRLLERLRATRTMAVVIDEYGGTAGVATVEDIVEEVVGEVRDEHDPLETPDLVPAPATGDGRAAWEADGSVRIDQLAGIGLTAPDGPYETVAGLIATRLGRIPAEGDALTLDGWRLDVLELEHHRADRVRITEPVRVPARPGRESR; encoded by the coding sequence ATGACCGAGGTCCTGTTGCTTCTGCTGGCCCTCCTGCTCACCCTGGCCTGCGCGGTGTTCGTCGCGGCCGAATTCTCCTTGACCACGGTCGAGCGAAGCGACCTGGAACGCGCCTGCGAGGCCGGCGAGCGCGGCGCAGAGAGCGCGCTGAAGGCCGTACGCCGACTGACCCTCCAGCTGTCGGGTGCCCAGCTCGGCATCACCGTGACCTCCCTGGTGATCGGCATGCTCGCCGAGCCGTCGCTCGCGACGCTGCTGCGCGGTCCGCTCCGGGAGGTCGGTCTGGGCGCCGCCGCCTCGTCGGTGGCGACCGTGCTGGGCGTGGTGGTGTCCACCGTCGTGCTGATGGTCGTCGGCGAGCTGGTCCCCAAGAACTGGGCCATCTCCCGGCCGCTGGCGGTCGCCAAGGTGGTGGCCGGACCGCAGCGCGGCTTCACCGCCGCGTTCGGTCCGTTCATCCGGCACCTGAACGGCACCGCGAACCGTTTCGTACGTCGCATCGGCATGGAGCCCACCGAGGAGCTGGCCTCCGCCCGCAGCTCCGAGGAGCTGGTCGCGCTCGCCCGGCATTCGGCCGCCGAGGGGGCGCTGGAGGAGGATGCGGCCGACCTGTTCGTCCGTACGCTCCACCTGAGCGAGCTGACCGCGGAGAACGTGATGACGCCGCGCGTCGATGTCAAGGCGCTGGAAGTGCACGCGACGGCCGCGGATGCCGCCAACCTCACCCACGCCACCGGCCTGTCCCGCTTCCCGGTCTACCGCGACAGCCTGGACGAGGTCGTCGGCACCGTCCACATCCGCGACGTCCTCGCCCTGGAACCGGAGCGGCGCGCCGTCACGCCGGTCACCGAACCGGTCACCGAGCCCCTGCTGGTGCCCGACAGCCTCACGGCCGACCGGCTGCTGGAACGGCTCCGGGCGACCCGCACCATGGCTGTGGTCATCGACGAGTACGGCGGTACGGCGGGCGTGGCGACGGTGGAGGACATCGTCGAGGAGGTCGTGGGTGAGGTCCGCGACGAGCACGATCCCCTGGAGACGCCCGACCTGGTGCCCGCGCCCGCCACCGGGGACGGCCGTGCGGCATGGGAGGCGGACGGCAGCGTACGCATCGACCAGCTCGCCGGCATAGGGCTCACCGCGCCCGACGGCCCGTACGAGACCGTGGCCGGGCTGATCGCCACCCGCCTGGGCCGCATTCCCGCCGAGGGTGACGCCCTCACCCTCGACGGCTGGCGGCTTGACGTCCTGGAGCTGGAGCACCACCGCGCCGACCGGGTCCGTATCACCGAACCGGTCCGCGTCCCGGCGCGGCCGGGAAGGGAGTCCCGATGA
- a CDS encoding hemolysin family protein: MTALQLAIGILMVLVNAFFVGAEFALISVRRSQIEPRAQAGNKRARMTLRGLEHLSAMMATAQLGITASSLVLGAVAEPAIAHLLEPGFEAARIPDGLVHPVAFVIALSLATYLHMLIGEMVPKNIALAAPAATALLLGPPLVALTRALKPVVFGINAFANVLLKLLHVEPKDEVESAFTDNQLARMVVDSREAGLLSPADGERLRDALELGTRPVGEILVPARRMHTVEHTITPARLERVAAEAGYSRFPVTGQDGGLLGYLHIKDTLGRTDRDQPFPRGVFHPVTQVRIDTPLDDTLTALRADGSHLAAVLGEGDKVIGVVTMEDVLSELVGPAAPATA; the protein is encoded by the coding sequence ATGACCGCCCTCCAGCTGGCCATCGGCATCCTGATGGTCCTGGTCAACGCCTTTTTCGTCGGCGCCGAGTTCGCCCTGATCTCGGTGCGCCGCAGTCAGATCGAGCCCCGCGCCCAAGCGGGCAACAAGCGGGCGCGGATGACCCTGCGGGGTCTGGAGCACCTGTCCGCGATGATGGCCACCGCCCAGCTCGGCATCACCGCGTCCTCGCTGGTGCTGGGCGCGGTCGCCGAACCGGCCATCGCGCATCTGCTCGAGCCCGGCTTCGAGGCGGCCCGCATACCGGACGGCCTGGTGCACCCGGTCGCGTTCGTCATCGCGCTCAGCCTGGCGACGTACCTGCACATGCTGATCGGCGAGATGGTCCCGAAGAACATCGCGCTGGCCGCCCCGGCCGCCACCGCGCTGCTGCTGGGGCCGCCGCTGGTGGCCCTCACCCGGGCGCTCAAGCCGGTCGTCTTCGGCATCAACGCCTTCGCCAACGTCCTGCTGAAACTGCTGCACGTCGAACCGAAGGACGAGGTCGAATCCGCCTTCACCGACAACCAGCTGGCCCGCATGGTCGTCGACTCCAGGGAGGCCGGCCTGCTCTCACCCGCCGACGGCGAACGGCTGCGCGACGCGCTGGAGCTGGGCACCCGGCCGGTGGGCGAGATCCTCGTCCCGGCCCGGCGGATGCACACCGTCGAGCACACCATCACCCCGGCGCGGCTGGAGCGGGTGGCGGCGGAGGCGGGCTACTCCCGGTTCCCGGTCACGGGCCAGGACGGCGGTCTTCTGGGATACCTGCACATCAAGGACACCCTCGGTCGCACCGACCGCGACCAGCCCTTCCCCCGCGGCGTGTTCCACCCGGTCACCCAGGTGCGCATCGACACACCGCTGGACGACACCCTCACCGCCCTGCGCGCCGACGGCAGCCACCTCGCCGCCGTCCTCGGCGAGGGCGACAAGGTGATCGGCGTCGTCACGATGGAGGACGTCCTGTCGGAGCTGGTCGGACCGGCAGCTCCGGCCACCGCGTGA
- the aceB gene encoding malate synthase A — MSAPAPHPLAVVDAEPLPRQEEVLTEAALAFVAELHRRFTPRRDELLARRAERRAEIARTSTLGFLPETAAVRADGSWRVAPAPEALNDRRVEITGPTDRKMTVNALNSGARVWLADFEDASAPTWENVVLGQLNLIDAYARTIDFTDASSGRSYALRPDGELATVVTRPRGWHLNERHLVDADGIQVPGALVDFGLYFFHNAQRLIDLGKGPYFYLPKTESHLEARLWNDVFVFAQDYAGIPRGTVRATVLIETITAAYEMEEILYELRDHASGLNAGRWDYLFSIVKNFRDGGAKFVLPDRNAVTMTAPFMRAYTELLVRTCHKRGAHAIGGMAAFIPSRRDPEVNKVAFEKVRADKDREANDGFDGSWVAHPDLVPIALESFDRVLGGRPNQKDRLREDVDVSAADLIAIDSLKATPTYAGLVNAVQVGIRYIEAWLRGLGAVAIFNLMEDAATAEISRSQIWQWINAGVVLDTGESVTAELARRIAAEELSDIRRELGEEAFAAGHWQQAHDLLLTVSLDEDYADFLTLPAYEQLRG, encoded by the coding sequence ATGTCCGCACCAGCGCCGCACCCGCTGGCCGTCGTCGACGCCGAGCCCCTGCCCCGGCAGGAGGAGGTCCTCACCGAGGCGGCCCTCGCCTTCGTGGCCGAGCTGCACCGGCGGTTCACGCCCAGGCGGGACGAACTCCTCGCCCGCCGCGCGGAGCGCCGTGCCGAGATCGCCCGTACGTCCACGCTCGGCTTCCTCCCCGAGACGGCCGCCGTCCGGGCGGACGGCTCCTGGAGGGTGGCCCCGGCCCCCGAGGCCCTGAACGACCGCCGGGTCGAGATCACCGGCCCCACCGACCGCAAGATGACCGTCAACGCCCTCAACTCGGGCGCGAGGGTGTGGCTCGCGGACTTCGAGGACGCCTCCGCGCCCACCTGGGAGAACGTGGTCCTCGGCCAGCTCAACCTGATCGACGCCTACGCCCGGACCATCGACTTCACCGACGCGTCGTCCGGCAGGTCCTACGCCCTGCGCCCGGACGGGGAACTGGCGACGGTCGTCACGCGCCCGCGCGGCTGGCACCTGAACGAGCGCCACCTCGTCGACGCCGACGGCATTCAGGTGCCCGGCGCCCTGGTCGACTTCGGGCTGTACTTCTTCCACAACGCCCAGCGTCTGATCGACCTCGGCAAGGGCCCGTACTTCTACCTCCCGAAGACGGAGTCCCACCTCGAAGCCCGCCTGTGGAACGACGTGTTCGTCTTCGCGCAGGACTATGCGGGCATTCCCCGGGGCACCGTGCGCGCCACCGTCCTCATCGAGACGATCACGGCCGCGTACGAGATGGAGGAGATCCTCTACGAACTGCGCGACCACGCCTCGGGGCTGAACGCCGGACGCTGGGACTACCTGTTCTCCATCGTCAAGAACTTCCGGGACGGCGGCGCGAAGTTCGTCCTGCCGGACCGCAACGCGGTCACGATGACGGCCCCGTTCATGCGGGCGTACACCGAACTCCTCGTGCGCACCTGCCACAAGCGGGGCGCGCACGCGATCGGCGGCATGGCGGCCTTCATCCCGTCCCGCCGGGACCCGGAGGTCAACAAGGTCGCGTTCGAGAAGGTGCGTGCCGACAAGGACCGTGAGGCGAACGACGGTTTCGACGGCTCCTGGGTCGCCCACCCGGACCTGGTCCCGATCGCCCTGGAGTCCTTCGACCGGGTGCTCGGCGGCCGGCCGAACCAGAAGGACCGGCTGCGCGAGGACGTCGACGTCAGCGCCGCCGACCTGATCGCGATCGATTCCCTGAAGGCGACGCCGACGTACGCGGGTCTGGTCAACGCCGTTCAGGTGGGCATCCGTTACATCGAGGCATGGCTGCGCGGCCTCGGCGCGGTGGCCATCTTCAACCTGATGGAGGACGCGGCCACCGCCGAGATCTCCCGCTCTCAGATCTGGCAGTGGATCAACGCGGGTGTCGTCCTCGACACAGGCGAGTCGGTCACCGCGGAGCTGGCCCGCAGGATCGCGGCCGAGGAACTGTCGGACATCCGCAGAGAGCTGGGCGAGGAGGCCTTCGCAGCGGGCCACTGGCAGCAGGCCCACGACCTGCTGCTGACGGTCTCCCTGGACGAGGACTACGCCGACTTCCTCACCCTGCCGGCCTACGAACAGCTCAGGGGCTGA
- a CDS encoding DUF4383 domain-containing protein translates to MKLQDELPVDHHLATVYRYGAAFCGLVLLAFAGLGFADALSPFSTSGNTIAGMTTNVALSVISTVVGLALLVGAAVGGNFASTLNMTVGGLFVLSGFAHTFVLGRPANILDFGMSNVIFSYVMGLLIATFGMYGRVSSRLSHDNPYWQRRHSGQAARETQDASRRDVTPQSLPRPGSQGPRGGRTSLR, encoded by the coding sequence ATGAAGCTGCAAGACGAACTTCCAGTCGACCATCACCTGGCGACCGTCTACCGCTACGGTGCCGCCTTCTGCGGCCTCGTCCTGCTCGCCTTCGCCGGCCTCGGCTTCGCCGACGCGCTCAGTCCTTTCAGCACGTCGGGAAACACGATCGCCGGCATGACCACCAACGTCGCGCTCAGTGTCATCTCCACCGTGGTGGGACTGGCGCTGCTCGTCGGCGCCGCCGTCGGCGGCAACTTCGCCTCCACCCTCAACATGACGGTGGGCGGACTGTTCGTGCTGAGCGGCTTCGCCCACACCTTCGTGCTGGGCCGCCCTGCCAACATCCTGGACTTCGGCATGAGCAACGTGATCTTCAGTTACGTCATGGGGCTGCTCATCGCGACGTTCGGCATGTACGGCCGGGTATCCAGCAGGCTGTCGCACGACAATCCCTACTGGCAGCGCAGGCACTCCGGCCAGGCGGCCCGGGAAACGCAGGATGCCTCACGGCGGGACGTGACGCCGCAGTCACTGCCCCGCCCCGGGAGCCAGGGCCCCCGGGGCGGACGCACTTCACTCCGGTGA
- a CDS encoding nucleotidyltransferase family protein codes for MTRRRTSPDSGRAAGQVAGLLLAAGGGRRLGGHPKALLTHRGRPLVEHAVRALRAGGCERVHVVLGARADDVRAHAALADCVLVDNPDWEQGMGSSLRAGLASLAGTQAQAALVLLVDQPGIGPQAVARVLAAHAAREAQHAPFPDALLSAAYAGVRGHPTLFGAAHWAGVAGAAAGDRGARAYLRTHADAITLVECGDVAEAYDIDTEEDLSRLE; via the coding sequence ATGACGAGACGTCGGACGAGCCCGGACTCAGGACGGGCCGCGGGACAGGTGGCGGGGCTGCTGCTCGCGGCGGGTGGTGGCCGACGACTGGGCGGCCACCCCAAGGCACTGCTGACGCACCGGGGACGGCCGCTGGTGGAGCACGCGGTACGGGCGTTGCGCGCGGGCGGCTGCGAGCGCGTGCACGTGGTGCTCGGCGCGCGGGCGGACGACGTACGCGCACACGCCGCACTGGCGGACTGCGTACTCGTCGACAACCCGGACTGGGAGCAGGGTATGGGCTCGTCCCTGCGGGCCGGGCTCGCCTCGCTGGCCGGTACGCAGGCGCAGGCCGCCCTGGTCCTGCTGGTCGACCAGCCCGGCATCGGTCCGCAGGCGGTCGCGCGGGTACTCGCCGCGCACGCGGCACGGGAGGCGCAGCACGCCCCCTTCCCGGACGCCCTGCTTTCGGCGGCCTACGCCGGCGTGCGAGGCCACCCCACCCTGTTCGGGGCCGCGCACTGGGCCGGTGTGGCCGGGGCCGCGGCCGGCGACCGGGGGGCACGCGCCTACCTGAGGACACACGCGGATGCGATCACCCTCGTCGAGTGCGGGGACGTGGCCGAGGCCTACGACATCGACACGGAGGAGGATCTGAGCCGCCTCGAGTGA
- the alc gene encoding allantoicase: MTAQHASPAARFTGDARPYGGGDPYADYRTADFPFTQLTDLADRRLGAGVIAANDEFFAERENLLLPGRAVFDPERFGHKGKIMDGWETRRRRGSRAGHPWPAAEDHDWALIRLGVPGVVHGIVVDTAHFRGNHPQAVSVEGASVPGSPAPEELLSDEVRWATLLPRTPVGGHAANGFAVPAGRRFTHLRLSQHPDGGIARLRVYGEVAPDPVWLKALGTFDVVALENGGRIEDASDRFYSPPANTIGPGRSHQMDHGWETRRRRDQGHDWVRYRLAGQAEIRALEIDTAYLKGNSAGWASVSVRDTEHGRADGQGGDDGDGGWREILPRTRLQPDTNHRFVLPAPATGTHARVDIFPDGGISRLRLFGSLTAQGSAALATRHRELGG; the protein is encoded by the coding sequence GTGACCGCGCAGCACGCATCCCCCGCGGCCCGCTTCACCGGCGACGCGCGCCCCTACGGCGGCGGTGACCCGTACGCGGACTACCGCACCGCCGACTTCCCCTTCACGCAGCTCACCGACCTCGCCGACCGCCGGCTCGGCGCCGGTGTCATTGCCGCCAACGACGAGTTCTTCGCCGAGCGCGAGAACCTGCTGCTGCCCGGCCGTGCCGTGTTCGACCCCGAGCGCTTCGGACACAAGGGCAAGATCATGGACGGCTGGGAGACCCGGCGCCGCCGCGGCTCCCGCGCCGGGCACCCCTGGCCGGCGGCGGAGGACCACGACTGGGCGCTGATCCGCCTCGGCGTGCCCGGAGTCGTCCACGGCATCGTCGTCGACACCGCCCATTTCCGCGGCAACCACCCTCAGGCCGTGTCGGTCGAGGGCGCCTCGGTGCCCGGCTCCCCGGCACCGGAAGAACTGCTGTCGGACGAGGTGAGGTGGGCGACGCTGCTGCCGCGCACCCCGGTGGGCGGCCACGCGGCCAACGGCTTCGCCGTACCGGCCGGCCGGCGCTTCACCCATCTGCGCCTGTCCCAGCACCCCGACGGAGGCATCGCGCGGCTGCGCGTGTACGGCGAGGTCGCCCCGGACCCGGTGTGGCTAAAAGCCCTGGGCACCTTCGACGTCGTCGCCCTGGAGAACGGCGGCCGGATCGAGGACGCCTCCGACCGCTTCTACTCACCGCCCGCGAACACCATCGGACCTGGCCGCTCCCACCAGATGGACCACGGCTGGGAGACCCGGCGCCGCCGCGACCAGGGGCACGACTGGGTCCGCTACCGGCTCGCGGGCCAGGCGGAGATCCGCGCCCTGGAGATCGACACCGCGTACCTGAAGGGCAACAGCGCCGGCTGGGCCTCGGTGTCGGTACGGGACACGGAGCACGGCAGAGCCGATGGACAGGGCGGGGACGACGGGGACGGCGGCTGGCGGGAGATCCTGCCCCGGACCCGTCTCCAGCCCGACACCAACCACCGCTTCGTCCTTCCCGCCCCGGCGACCGGCACGCACGCGCGCGTGGACATCTTCCCCGACGGGGGCATCTCCCGGCTGCGCCTGTTCGGTTCGCTGACCGCGCAGGGGTCGGCCGCCCTGGCCACCCGCCACCGGGAGTTGGGCGGCTGA
- the allB gene encoding allantoinase AllB, with the protein MSDAELVLRSTRVITPEGTRAASVAVVGGTIAAVLPYEAPVPGAARLTDLGDDVLLPGLVDTHVHVNDPGRSEWEGFWTATRAAAAGGITTLVDMPLNSLPPTTTTGRLRTKQQAAAGRTHVDVGFWGGALPGNVEDLRPLHEAGVFGFKAFLSPSGVDEFPHLGQDQLARTLAETAAFDGLLIVHAEDPDRLDAAPRHGGPKYADFLASRPRHAEDTAVARLLTQAKRLDARVHILHLSSSGALPLIAEAKSDGVRVTVETCPHYLTLTAEEVPDGASEFKCCPPIREAANQGPLWQALADGVIDCVVTDHSPSTADLKTADFATAWGGISGLQLSLPAVWTEARERGHGLEDVVRWMSARTAGLAGLDGRKGAIAPGHDADFAVLAPDDTFTVDPAGLQHRNRVTAYAGRTLHGVVKSTWLRGRRIMADGEFTTPQGRLLTRVP; encoded by the coding sequence GTGTCCGACGCCGAACTGGTGCTGCGCTCGACGCGCGTCATCACTCCCGAGGGGACGCGCGCCGCGTCGGTCGCCGTCGTCGGCGGCACGATCGCGGCCGTCCTGCCGTACGAGGCACCCGTCCCCGGGGCGGCCCGCCTGACGGACCTCGGCGACGACGTCCTGCTGCCCGGCCTGGTCGACACCCACGTGCACGTCAACGACCCGGGCCGCAGCGAGTGGGAGGGCTTCTGGACCGCCACCCGCGCGGCGGCGGCCGGTGGCATCACCACGCTCGTCGACATGCCGCTCAACTCCCTCCCGCCGACGACGACAACCGGCCGTCTGCGCACCAAGCAGCAGGCCGCCGCCGGCCGCACCCATGTCGACGTCGGTTTCTGGGGCGGCGCCCTGCCCGGTAACGTCGAGGACCTGCGCCCGCTGCATGAGGCCGGCGTCTTCGGCTTCAAGGCCTTCCTGTCGCCGTCCGGAGTCGACGAGTTCCCGCACCTCGGACAGGACCAACTGGCCCGCACCCTGGCGGAGACCGCCGCCTTCGACGGGCTGCTGATCGTGCACGCGGAGGACCCCGACCGCCTCGACGCCGCCCCCCGGCACGGCGGCCCGAAGTACGCCGACTTCCTCGCCTCCCGCCCGCGCCACGCCGAGGACACCGCCGTCGCCCGGCTCCTCACGCAGGCGAAACGCCTCGACGCGCGCGTGCACATCCTGCACCTGTCCTCCAGCGGCGCGCTGCCGCTGATCGCGGAGGCCAAGTCCGACGGGGTGCGCGTCACCGTCGAGACCTGCCCCCACTACCTGACCCTCACCGCCGAGGAAGTACCGGACGGCGCCAGCGAATTCAAGTGCTGCCCGCCCATCCGCGAAGCCGCCAACCAGGGTCCGCTCTGGCAGGCGCTGGCGGACGGCGTCATCGACTGCGTGGTCACCGACCACTCCCCGTCCACCGCCGACCTCAAGACGGCCGACTTCGCCACCGCCTGGGGCGGCATCTCCGGCCTCCAGCTCAGCCTGCCCGCCGTCTGGACCGAGGCCCGCGAACGGGGACACGGCCTGGAGGACGTCGTGCGCTGGATGTCGGCGCGTACGGCGGGACTCGCCGGTCTCGACGGCCGCAAGGGCGCCATCGCCCCCGGCCACGACGCCGACTTCGCCGTCCTGGCCCCCGACGACACCTTCACCGTCGACCCGGCGGGGCTCCAGCACCGCAACCGCGTGACGGCGTACGCGGGCAGGACCCTGCACGGCGTCGTGAAGTCCACCTGGCTGCGCGGCCGGCGCATCATGGCCGACGGCGAGTTCACCACGCCGCAGGGCCGGCTGCTGACCCGCGTCCCCTGA
- a CDS encoding HipA family kinase: MLRKVVATRYVAPLHSGGSVPGIVEADDCGTYVVKFTGSAQGRKALVAEVIVGELARALGLRFPELVLVDFDPVIAAAEPHQEVRELHAASAGTNLGMDHLPGARDFTPEVAEVFSVDPVEAGRIVWLDALTVNVDRTVHSSNLMVWPTLGVAEPRLWLIDHGAALVFHHRWDASDPAKAYDFRHHALGGHGPDVRAADAELAPRVTEELLRSVTAGVPDAWLAGDPDLATPDAAREAYVRYLDARVRASAAWLPTDFPGAEELAAENVRRAARSRQGRPAWLKNVPDLHGRPVADQDWSVHPG; the protein is encoded by the coding sequence ATGCTGAGAAAGGTGGTCGCGACCCGCTATGTCGCGCCCCTGCACTCCGGCGGTTCCGTCCCCGGCATCGTAGAGGCCGACGACTGCGGGACGTACGTCGTGAAGTTCACGGGATCCGCGCAGGGGCGCAAGGCGCTGGTGGCCGAGGTGATCGTCGGGGAGCTGGCGCGTGCGCTGGGGCTGCGGTTCCCGGAGCTGGTGCTGGTGGACTTCGATCCGGTGATCGCCGCCGCCGAGCCGCACCAGGAGGTGCGGGAGCTGCACGCGGCCAGCGCCGGGACCAACCTCGGCATGGACCACCTGCCGGGGGCGCGGGACTTCACGCCCGAGGTCGCCGAGGTGTTCTCCGTCGACCCGGTGGAGGCCGGGCGGATCGTCTGGCTCGACGCCCTCACAGTGAACGTGGACCGGACCGTGCACTCCTCCAACCTGATGGTCTGGCCGACGCTGGGTGTCGCGGAGCCCCGGCTGTGGCTCATCGACCACGGGGCCGCGCTCGTCTTCCATCACCGCTGGGACGCGTCCGACCCGGCGAAGGCATACGACTTCCGCCACCATGCCCTCGGCGGCCACGGGCCCGACGTCCGCGCCGCCGACGCCGAGCTCGCGCCCCGGGTGACCGAGGAACTGCTGCGCTCCGTCACGGCAGGGGTGCCCGACGCCTGGCTCGCCGGTGACCCCGACCTCGCGACGCCCGACGCGGCCCGCGAGGCATACGTGAGGTATCTGGACGCGCGGGTACGGGCCTCGGCGGCGTGGCTGCCGACCGACTTTCCCGGCGCGGAGGAACTGGCCGCGGAGAACGTCCGCCGGGCCGCCCGCTCCCGGCAGGGGCGTCCGGCCTGGCTCAAGAACGTTCCCGATCTGCACGGCAGGCCCGTGGCGGACCAGGACTGGTCGGTGCACCCGGGGTGA